The genomic window CCGTCCGCGACGGGGATCGAGCTCAAGCCGATCTCCGGTGGCACGTTGCTGCAGCAGCGCGATGCGATCGATGCCGACGGAGACAATCCAGCGAACTGGACCCTCGCCGCGGGCGAGAAAGCGGACGAGCAGACGTTGAAGGATCTCGAATTCGCTTGGCGCGCAGGTCGAGCCGTCAAGTCGAACGCCATTCTGCTTGCCAAGGACGGCGCATCCGTCGGTGTCGGCATGGGCCAGGTCAACCGCGTCGACGCCGCGCATCTCGCAGTCCAGCGTGCGGGTGATCGTGTCGAGGGGTCGGTAGCGTCCTCGGACGCATTCTTCCCGTTCCCCGACGGTTTACAGGTACTGCTCAACGCCGGCGTCAAGGCCGTCGTTCAGCCTGGCGGATCCGTCCGCGACAACGAGGTCATCGCAGCCGCTCAGGACGCGGGTGTCACTCTCTACCTCACAGGTTCGCGTCACTTCGCGCACTGATCCTTACCTTCGAATTTGTAGTTATGCAGCCGTTTACCGCGCTTTTGGCTGCATAACTACAAATTCGCAGTCTGTGGATAACTTTTCCGGCTATCCACAGATTCGGTTTCGCCACTTCTCAGGGTGCTTGGCGGTGCAATCGTGTTCAAGTGCACTTCGACATGCCGTTCAGGGGTTCCCGGGCCATAGGCGCCGGCCACGTGACCCGACATCGGCTCGCTCACGATTTCGATCGCCTGCATCGTGACGTGTACATCAGAAAGAACGTCGTGGTGGACGCGGTGGTTCGTGCACATGCGTCGCACACGTTGGCTGGTAGCGGCGCGGTGTCGTGCGGATTGTCTGCGGCGGCGCTACACGGTGCGAAGTGGATTGACCCTGATGAACTGGCCGAGTTGATCTGGCCGGCACGGACTCGACAACTGAGCGGCCTTCGTATCAGGTTCGACAAAGTGCTCGCCGCAGATACCGTGATGGTGGGCGGAGTGCTGGCGACGTCGGTGCCGCGGACGATGTTCGATCTTGCTCGACAGTTGCCGAGGCTGAAAGCGCTTCAAATCCTCGACTCCCTTGCCCGCGCGACCGGTGGCTCGGCCAAGGGTGCGCTGTCTTTGGCTGAGCGCTCCATTGGAGTTCGAGGAGGCGTCGCCGCGCAAGGAGTGCTGGAGTTGGTCGACCCAGGCGCCGAGTCGCCTCAGGAGACGAAGACCCGGTTGCTCTTGATCGACGCGGGTTTGCCTCGCCCCACAACTCAGATCCGCGTTGCCGACGCCAGCGGGCGAGTGTTCGCTCGCTGCGATATGGGGTGGCCGGAGTGGAAGGTTGTCGTGGAGTACGACGGCGTCCAGCACTGGACGTCCGAGAAACAGCGCACGTGGGACATCGAGAGATACGAGAGGCTCGAACGCGCAGGCTGGCTGGTGGTGCGCGTCAATTCCGAGCAGTTGCGAGCCAGACCAGGCGAAGTGGTCGAGCGTGTTCGGCAGAAGTTGCGGGCAGCTGGCGCTCCGGTCTGAGGAGTTTGTACTTGTGCAGACGCCACGCCGGAGTCCGTCTGCACAAGTACAAATCGGGCGGGGGTGCACAAACGTGCGAACGCTCGTAGCTTGGTGAAGTGACCTCTACCCAACCTGGCATCACCACCGTCGGCGAACTGCGCGCATCCGGACACGTGCAGCGTTCGGTCAAAGACGAACTCCGGGAGAATCTGCTCGACGCGCTCCGCGAGGGCCGAGACGCGTGGCCGGGGATTCTCGGCTTCGACAAGACCGTGCTCCCACAATTCGAACGTGCGATTCTTGCCGGTCACGACGTCGTTCTGCTCGGCGAACGTGGTCAGGGCAAGACGCGTCTTCTCCGCACACTCAACCTGCTGCTCGACGAGTGGTCCCCGGTCATCGAGGGCTCCGAACTCGGCGAACATCCGTACGACCCCATCACGCCTGCAAGTATCAGGCGGGCGAAGGAACTCGGGGATCAGCTGCCCATTTCGTGGCGTCATCGCGACGCCAGATACGCCGAGAAGCTGGCTACTCCGGACACGTCGGTGGCGGACCTCGTCGGCGATGTCGATCCGGTGAAGGTCGCCGAAGGTCGAAGCCTCGGCGATCCCGAGACCATCCACTTCGGCCTGGTTCCGCGCAGTCATCGCGGCATCGTCGCTATCAACGAGTTGCCCGACCTTGCTGAACGTATCCAGGTTTCCCTGCTCAACGTCATGGAAGAACGTGACATTCAGGTCCGCGGTTACACGTTGCGACTACCACTGGACGTCGTACTCGTAGCCAGCGCGAACCCTGAGGACTACACCAACCGCGGGCGCATCATCACCCCGCTCAAGGACCGGTTCGGCGCCGAGATCCGCACGCACTACCCACACGCGCTCGCCGACGAGATTTCGGTGATCGAGCAGGAGGCAAACCTCCCGGCGAACGTGCCGTCGTACCTGCTCGAGGTGCTGGCGCGATTCACGCGGCTGCTACGTGAATCTCCGTCGGTGGACCAGCGATCGGGTGTCTCCGCTCGATTCGCGATCGCAGCGGCGGAAACCATTGCTGCCGCAGCAGTTCACCGCGCTGCCGTGCTCGGTGAGGCCGAAGCGGTGGCCAGGCCGGTGGATCTCGGAACCATCATCGAGGTACTCCGAGGCAAGGTGGAATTCGAATCGGGCGAGGAGGGCCGCGAAACCGAGGTCCTCGAGCACTTGCTGAGGCGTGCCACCGCGGATACCGTCCGCGATCGCCTCGGTGGGATCAACCTGGCGCCCCTGGTCACCGCGATCGAGCAGGGAGAGCCCGTGGTGACGGGCGATCGGATCGCTGCCAAGACACTCATCGGCGAGCTGCCCGACCTGGTAGTGCTGCAGGAGGTCGACGACCGGTTGGAGGCAACCTCCGACGGCGAGAAAGCCGCTGCGACCGAACTCGCACTCGAAGGTCTGTACCTCGCGCGTCGAATCTCGAAGGATCCGGATGACGACGGCCAGACGGTGTACAGCTGATGCCTGCCAGTAGATACGGGCGGTACCACGACGGTCCCGATCCGCTGGCGCCGCCGGTCGACCTGAGGGAAGCCCTCGAATCCATCGGCAACGATGTGCTCGAGGGAGCTTCTCCGCGTCGTGCGCTACAGGAAATGCTCAGGCGCGGAACGCAGAACATGAGGGGTCTCGACGAGCTCGCTGCCGACGCCAACCGTCGTCGGCGAGATCTATTGCGCAAGAACAATCTCGACGGAACCTTGCAGGAGGTTCGTGAGCTGCTCGACAAGGCCGTTCTCGAGGAGCGCAAGACCCTCGCTCGCGCTCTCGACGACGACGCCAGGTTCCAGGAAATGCAGATCGGTGACTTGTCGCCGTCCACTGCGCAGGCTGTACAGGAGCTCGCCGATTACGACTGGCGCTCGTCCGAGGCGCGCGAGAATTACGAGAAGATCAAGGATCTGCTCGGACGCGAAATGCTCGATCAGCGGTTCGCGGGGATGAAGAACGCGCTCGAGAATGCGACGGACGAGGACCGTCAGGCCATCAGCGAGATGCTGAAGGACCTGAACGAGCTTCTTGCCAAGCACAACCAAGGCGCGGACACCGAGCAGGACTTTGCCGAGTTCATGTCCAAGCACGGCCAGCATTTCCCCGAGAACCCGCAGAATGTGGACGAGCTCCTCGACTCGCTTGCCCAACGAGCAGCAGCAGCGCAGCGTCTCAGAAATTCTCTGAGCCCGGAACAGCGCGCAGAGCTGGATGCGTTGGCGCAGCAGGCGTTCGGGGATTCTAACTTGCTGAGTCAGTTGGATCAGCTCGATCAGAACCTCCAGCAGGCCAGGCCCGGCGAGGATTGGGACGGGTCGCAGAACTTCCGCGGCGAGAACGGAATGGGTCTCGGCGATGGCACCGGCGCTCTGCAGGACATCGCGGATCTGGAGAACCTGGGAAATCAGCTGTCGCAGCAGTACAACGGCGCCGCTCTCGACGACATCGACGCCGAGGCTCTGCTCAAGCAACTCGGTCCCGAAGCGGCAGCCGACGCCCGAATGCTGTCCGAGCTCGAAAAGGCTCTGGAACAGCAGGGTTTCATGGACAAGGGCGCTGACGGTCAATGGCGTCTGTCGCCCAAGGCGATGCGTCAGCTCGGTCAGTCTGCGCTCAAGGACGTGGCGGGCAAGATTTCCCGACGCGGGGGCGAGAGAGACACACGCAAGGCCGGCGCGATGGGGGAGCCGACGGGTGCGTCGCGTGCATGGGAGTTCGGTGACACCGAGCCGTGGGACGTGACGAGAACTGTCAACAACGCAGTGCTCAGGACAGCGGCGAGCGGGGGAGCGTTCCCGGTTCAGCTACAGGTCACCGACGTCGAGATCAGCGAGACCGAAACGCGCACGCAGGCGGCGGTTGCTCTGCTCGTCGACACGTCGTTCTCGATGGTGATGGACGGTAGATGGGTGCCGATGAAGCGCACGGCATTGGCGCTCAATCACCTTGTCAGTACCAGGTTTCGAGGCGATGATCTGCAGCTGATCGGGTTCGGACGCCATGCGCAGAAACTGACCGCGTCGGAATTGGCAGGACTGGACGGAGCCTACGATCAGGGCACCAACCTGCATCATGCCCTGCTGCTGGCAGCACGGCACCTGCGTCGGCACCCCAATGCGCAACCTGTGGTGCTGATCGTGACCGACGGCGAACCGACGGCTCATCTCGAACCCGACGGGCACGCGTACTTCGACTATCCGCCGTCGGCACGCACGTTGGGGTTGACGGTGAGAGAGCTCGACACCATCGCGAAACTCGGTGCGCAGGTGACCATTTTCCGGCTGGGGGACGACCCGGGTCTTGCGAGGGTCGTGGATCGAATGGCGGAGAGAGTGGGCGGCCGCGTCATTGCACCGGATCTCGACGGTCTCGGTGCTGCAGTGGTGACCGATTATCTGAAGCGTCGTCGCAAAGGCTAGTGGTGCGGTCAAGTGCAGCTTGGGGCACTTATCCGCACCACTGAGGTTACTTCTTCACCTTGATTCCGACTCCGCCCCAGAACGCGAAACCGGTGACAATGACGCGCGGCGCTCCGGGCGCTCCGGTCTGACTCAGATGATCGAAGCCGCCCATGATGCCGGCGCCGCGCACCTCAACGGCGATGTTCGACGGCACCGTGATCTCAATGCCGCCCATGATCGCAACGCAGTTGATCGTCACCACGGGAGCGGAGAAATGTGCCTGGCATAGGTCGATTTCACCGCCGCCCCAGAATGCGATTGCGTCGATACGCGGGGCGACAGTCCATTCGCCCTTGCGAGTGAAGCCGCTCATGATCGCGATCGCGCGATCGTTCCCGACGCGGCCGGGCGAATCGTCGATTCCGGTCGGCGGTGACAACGCGAGGTCCGTGGTCAACAGGTCGAGTTCGCCGTACGTCTTGGCCTTGTAGGCGGCTGTGGTGCGTTCGTCGTACTCGCTCACGCTCAGCTGTCCGTCGGCGAGCGCGTCGCTGAGGAGTTTGGCGACGAGGTTGCGGTCGGCGTCGGCGGCTCGGATGTTCGCCCTGTGCTGTTCGGGTAGCTGATCGCTCACCCGAGTCAGGCTACTAGGCGGCGTTGACTATGGCTCGGTCTCCGAGCGGTGACTGAAGCGTCATCTGCATCGTTCCGTAGACGGCGACCATGATGCACGCCTTGTCCGCAGCCTCCGGCAAGGTGCCGGTGCGCAGCGCGACGACCACCTCGGTGGCGGACTCGGTGACGTCGACGTGCGCGCCGTAGCACTCGGGTGTGCCGGTGACGAAGTGGATGGCGATGGTGTTGGGGGAGATCTGACTCCACGATTCGAACGGGGTCGGTGCCGCGCGTACCAGCGTCGGCGTGGACTCGAACATCGTCCCCACTTCACCGACCGGAACTTCGACGGGCACCGGCGGTGCGCTCGGGTTGTGCATCATGTCAGCGGGGGCGGTAGTTTCGGTGGTTTCTACAGACTCACTACTGTCGGCCATCTCGCTACCGCAGCCGACCAGCAGGAAGCACAGCAGAACTCCTGCAGCCAGAAACCTCATTCCTCCAAGGTAACCGTGTGAGCTGAGGAGAACCTTTGGGCAGCCCAAGAAAACGTCCGGCTGCATCAGGCAAGCAGTGCAGTAATGATCGCAATCACCGGGATCGAGATGATCGTCGTGACGAAGGCTGTGTCTCGTGCCATCACCACGCCTCGGTTGTAGCGATTGGCGAAGACGAACACGTTCTGTGCGGTCGGAAGCGCAGAAATGACTGTGATGGCGAAAAGCTCGTGACCCTCCAGGCCCATCGCCAGCGCCATGAGGAATCCGAGAATCGGCTGCAGGACCATCTTGAGCGTCGAAGCAATGAGCACGTCGCGACGCGGACTCGGTCCCTTCTGCAGGACCCGCGCACCGTAGAGCGACAGGCCGAAGGCGAGCAGTGCGCCCGGGACCGCGGCGCCGCCGACTAGGTCGAACG from Rhodococcus sp. P1Y includes these protein-coding regions:
- a CDS encoding DUF559 domain-containing protein → MTRHRLAHDFDRLHRDVYIRKNVVVDAVVRAHASHTLAGSGAVSCGLSAAALHGAKWIDPDELAELIWPARTRQLSGLRIRFDKVLAADTVMVGGVLATSVPRTMFDLARQLPRLKALQILDSLARATGGSAKGALSLAERSIGVRGGVAAQGVLELVDPGAESPQETKTRLLLIDAGLPRPTTQIRVADASGRVFARCDMGWPEWKVVVEYDGVQHWTSEKQRTWDIERYERLERAGWLVVRVNSEQLRARPGEVVERVRQKLRAAGAPV
- a CDS encoding sigma 54-interacting transcriptional regulator; the encoded protein is MTSTQPGITTVGELRASGHVQRSVKDELRENLLDALREGRDAWPGILGFDKTVLPQFERAILAGHDVVLLGERGQGKTRLLRTLNLLLDEWSPVIEGSELGEHPYDPITPASIRRAKELGDQLPISWRHRDARYAEKLATPDTSVADLVGDVDPVKVAEGRSLGDPETIHFGLVPRSHRGIVAINELPDLAERIQVSLLNVMEERDIQVRGYTLRLPLDVVLVASANPEDYTNRGRIITPLKDRFGAEIRTHYPHALADEISVIEQEANLPANVPSYLLEVLARFTRLLRESPSVDQRSGVSARFAIAAAETIAAAAVHRAAVLGEAEAVARPVDLGTIIEVLRGKVEFESGEEGRETEVLEHLLRRATADTVRDRLGGINLAPLVTAIEQGEPVVTGDRIAAKTLIGELPDLVVLQEVDDRLEATSDGEKAAATELALEGLYLARRISKDPDDDGQTVYS
- a CDS encoding vWA domain-containing protein; its protein translation is MPASRYGRYHDGPDPLAPPVDLREALESIGNDVLEGASPRRALQEMLRRGTQNMRGLDELAADANRRRRDLLRKNNLDGTLQEVRELLDKAVLEERKTLARALDDDARFQEMQIGDLSPSTAQAVQELADYDWRSSEARENYEKIKDLLGREMLDQRFAGMKNALENATDEDRQAISEMLKDLNELLAKHNQGADTEQDFAEFMSKHGQHFPENPQNVDELLDSLAQRAAAAQRLRNSLSPEQRAELDALAQQAFGDSNLLSQLDQLDQNLQQARPGEDWDGSQNFRGENGMGLGDGTGALQDIADLENLGNQLSQQYNGAALDDIDAEALLKQLGPEAAADARMLSELEKALEQQGFMDKGADGQWRLSPKAMRQLGQSALKDVAGKISRRGGERDTRKAGAMGEPTGASRAWEFGDTEPWDVTRTVNNAVLRTAASGGAFPVQLQVTDVEISETETRTQAAVALLVDTSFSMVMDGRWVPMKRTALALNHLVSTRFRGDDLQLIGFGRHAQKLTASELAGLDGAYDQGTNLHHALLLAARHLRRHPNAQPVVLIVTDGEPTAHLEPDGHAYFDYPPSARTLGLTVRELDTIAKLGAQVTIFRLGDDPGLARVVDRMAERVGGRVIAPDLDGLGAAVVTDYLKRRRKG
- a CDS encoding DUF1707 SHOCT-like domain-containing protein, which produces MSDQLPEQHRANIRAADADRNLVAKLLSDALADGQLSVSEYDERTTAAYKAKTYGELDLLTTDLALSPPTGIDDSPGRVGNDRAIAIMSGFTRKGEWTVAPRIDAIAFWGGGEIDLCQAHFSAPVVTINCVAIMGGIEITVPSNIAVEVRGAGIMGGFDHLSQTGAPGAPRVIVTGFAFWGGVGIKVKK